Proteins from a genomic interval of Micromonospora sp. NBC_00389:
- a CDS encoding MbtH family protein, which yields MAEPRFLVVRNDEEQYSIWSADRELPAGWHDAGFAGTREECLAHIDTVWTDMRPRSVREASQ from the coding sequence ATGGCCGAACCCCGATTCCTGGTCGTGCGCAACGACGAGGAGCAGTACTCGATCTGGTCGGCCGACCGGGAGCTCCCGGCGGGGTGGCACGACGCTGGGTTCGCCGGCACCCGCGAGGAGTGCCTGGCGCACATCGACACCGTCTGGACCGACATGCGTCCCCGCTCGGTTCGCGAGGCGAGCCAGTGA
- a CDS encoding TauD/TfdA family dioxygenase, with amino-acid sequence MSDTIATLPVVVESDGRALTELITERRAELRATLAEQGGLLFRGFDVGGVDGFDRVVRALSGEPLTYTERSSPRHAIKGRVYTSTDYPPDEEIFLHNENSYQARWPLTLFFYCITAPQTLGATPLADIRRVYREIDPAVREEFVRRRWMLMRNFHEDFGANWQHVFGTDDRAEVEAYAAANRITLEWVGRDGLRTRAVRDAVHHRAGSDVPRWFNHATFFHVSSLAKDLQEGLLAMFGADGLPSNTYYGDGGEIPADVLDHLRAAYRAASVRFDYQRDDVLVVDNMTAAHGREPFTGPRKIAVAMAEPHTPDTDGAQ; translated from the coding sequence ATGAGCGACACGATCGCCACGCTGCCCGTCGTCGTCGAATCCGACGGCCGGGCGCTGACCGAGCTGATCACCGAGCGCCGCGCCGAGCTGCGGGCCACCCTGGCCGAGCAGGGTGGGTTGTTGTTCCGCGGCTTCGACGTGGGCGGAGTCGACGGCTTCGACCGGGTGGTCCGGGCACTGTCCGGTGAGCCGCTGACCTACACCGAGCGGTCCTCACCACGGCACGCCATCAAGGGCCGGGTGTACACCTCGACCGACTACCCGCCGGACGAGGAGATCTTCCTGCACAACGAGAACTCGTACCAGGCCCGTTGGCCGTTGACGCTGTTCTTCTACTGCATCACGGCGCCGCAGACGCTGGGCGCCACCCCGCTGGCCGACATCCGCCGGGTCTACCGGGAGATCGACCCGGCGGTACGGGAGGAGTTCGTCCGCCGCCGCTGGATGCTGATGCGCAACTTCCACGAGGACTTCGGGGCCAACTGGCAGCACGTGTTCGGCACCGACGACCGGGCCGAGGTGGAGGCGTACGCGGCGGCCAACCGGATCACGCTGGAGTGGGTGGGTCGCGACGGGCTGCGTACCCGGGCGGTCCGCGACGCCGTGCACCACCGGGCCGGCTCGGACGTTCCCCGCTGGTTCAACCACGCCACCTTCTTCCACGTGAGCAGCCTCGCCAAGGACCTTCAGGAAGGGCTGCTGGCCATGTTCGGCGCCGACGGGCTGCCATCGAACACCTACTACGGCGACGGCGGCGAGATCCCCGCCGACGTCCTGGACCACCTGCGCGCCGCCTACCGGGCCGCCAGCGTCCGCTTCGACTACCAGCGCGACGACGTGCTGGTGGTCGACAACATGACCGCCGCGCACGGCCGGGAGCCCTTCACCGGCCCTCGCAAGATCGCCGTCGCGATGGCCGAACCGCACACCCCCGACACCGATGGAGCACAGTGA
- a CDS encoding non-ribosomal peptide synthetase: protein MTSEWTFPASFAQERVWTANQLDAGSPVYNVSAPWRFPAGVTVAQAVEVFAQVVERHESLRTHLRMVDGALVQVVRAAEPLELPVLDLTGLPADEQERRHAETMTELARTPIPLDSPPLWRARLVRFSGEQLGLQFVVHHAVFDSHSAVLFDAEVAAFARAALTGAPADVPELPIQYADFAVWQRGQLTGDELDRQLAFWRDHLAGAPALTGLPLDRPRPAQLGFAGDEVRFDLPDGLLDRVGKLASGTSATPYMVLLAAFAALLSRISGDPEVVVGVSTAGRDTTELTPLIGMFVNPVALRCDLTGDPTVTELLGRVRTGLVDAMEHGQVPFQRIVEAVAPQRDPSVQPVFQTALNLIPDSGLDPVPLGTTKDDLAFDITGGTSRLVYRTDLFDRATAETVVARYLRLLTAAVADPGTRLSALPLLDDAERDLLRTWTGTGREVAPSSLVAEVERQAAATPAAVALICDGTELSYAELAARANRLARLLVGRGAGPETRVALLLPRSVELLVAILAVLKAGAAYLPVDTGYPANRINYLLTDAEPTLVLVTAQTAALAPADALVLDPATAADLDDADLTDDDRRAPLRPEHPAYLLYTSGSTGRPKGVLVEHRAVTAYLAWARDTYPGLAGTALLHSPVSFDLTVTGLLGPLTAGGTVRLAGIDTPAARAGGPPTFLKVTPRHLPLLDGALSPTTDLVIGGEALTGEQLAGWRAAHPEVAVINEYGPTEATVGCVAARIAPGSPVPAGPVPIGQPTWNTRVHLLDAALNPVPPGVVGELYVAGAQLARGYLRRPALTAERFLPCPYGPPGERMYRTGDLARWRADGTLDYLGRRDDQVKIRGMRIELGEIESVLRARPDVDAAAVVVRADAGEPTLVGYLVGPVDETALAAELALELPAHLVPDAFVRLDALPLTPNGKLDTAALPAPAAATSDGFLAPRTDAEALVAEVYAEILQLEKVGALDDFFALGGNSLRGMRAMARIRAEVDVELPMRALFSSPVVADLAAQIEQRIAAELDELSETEVAALLAAEKDTPS, encoded by the coding sequence ATGACCAGCGAGTGGACCTTCCCGGCCTCCTTCGCCCAGGAGCGGGTGTGGACGGCCAACCAGCTCGACGCCGGTTCGCCGGTCTACAACGTCTCGGCGCCGTGGCGGTTCCCGGCCGGCGTCACCGTGGCCCAGGCCGTCGAGGTGTTCGCCCAGGTCGTCGAGCGGCACGAGTCGCTTCGTACCCACCTGCGGATGGTCGACGGCGCGCTGGTGCAGGTCGTCCGGGCCGCCGAGCCGCTGGAGCTGCCGGTGCTGGACCTGACCGGCCTGCCCGCCGACGAGCAGGAGCGGCGCCACGCTGAGACCATGACCGAGCTGGCCCGGACCCCGATCCCGCTGGACTCCCCGCCACTGTGGCGGGCCCGGCTGGTCCGCTTCTCCGGCGAACAGCTCGGGTTGCAGTTCGTGGTGCACCACGCGGTCTTCGACAGCCACTCCGCCGTGCTGTTCGACGCCGAGGTGGCCGCGTTCGCCCGGGCCGCGCTGACCGGCGCGCCCGCCGACGTGCCGGAACTGCCCATCCAGTACGCCGACTTCGCCGTCTGGCAGCGCGGCCAACTCACCGGCGACGAGCTGGACCGGCAGCTCGCCTTCTGGCGCGACCACCTGGCCGGCGCGCCGGCGCTGACCGGCCTGCCACTGGACCGGCCGCGCCCCGCCCAGCTCGGCTTCGCCGGGGACGAGGTGCGCTTCGACCTCCCCGACGGGCTGCTGGATCGGGTCGGGAAGCTCGCTTCCGGCACCTCGGCCACCCCGTACATGGTGCTGCTGGCCGCCTTCGCCGCGCTGCTGTCCCGGATCTCCGGCGACCCCGAGGTGGTGGTGGGCGTCTCCACCGCTGGCCGGGACACCACCGAGCTGACCCCGCTGATCGGCATGTTCGTCAACCCGGTGGCGCTGCGCTGCGACCTGACCGGAGACCCGACCGTCACCGAGTTGCTCGGCCGGGTGCGTACCGGCCTGGTGGACGCGATGGAGCACGGGCAGGTCCCGTTTCAGCGGATCGTCGAGGCGGTCGCCCCGCAGCGCGACCCGTCGGTGCAGCCGGTGTTCCAGACCGCGCTGAACCTCATCCCGGACTCGGGCCTGGACCCGGTGCCGCTGGGCACCACCAAGGACGACCTGGCCTTCGACATCACCGGCGGCACCAGCCGGCTGGTCTACCGCACCGACCTGTTCGACCGGGCCACCGCCGAGACGGTCGTCGCCCGCTACCTGCGGCTGCTCACCGCCGCTGTCGCCGACCCGGGGACGCGGCTGTCCGCGTTGCCCCTGCTCGACGACGCCGAACGCGACCTGCTGCGCACCTGGACCGGCACCGGCCGCGAGGTGGCCCCGAGCAGCCTGGTCGCCGAGGTGGAGCGGCAGGCCGCCGCCACCCCGGCCGCGGTCGCCCTGATCTGCGACGGAACGGAGCTGAGCTACGCCGAGCTGGCCGCCCGGGCCAACCGGTTGGCCCGGCTGCTGGTCGGCCGTGGCGCCGGCCCGGAGACCCGGGTCGCGCTACTGCTCCCCCGCTCGGTGGAGCTGCTGGTGGCCATCCTCGCGGTGCTGAAGGCCGGCGCGGCGTACCTGCCGGTGGACACCGGCTATCCGGCGAACCGGATCAACTATCTGCTGACCGACGCGGAGCCGACGCTGGTGCTGGTCACCGCGCAGACGGCTGCGCTGGCCCCGGCCGACGCACTGGTGCTGGACCCGGCGACCGCCGCCGACCTGGACGACGCCGACCTCACCGACGACGACCGCCGGGCGCCGCTGCGCCCGGAGCACCCGGCATACCTGCTCTACACCTCCGGTTCCACCGGCCGACCCAAGGGCGTGCTGGTCGAGCACCGCGCGGTCACCGCGTACCTGGCCTGGGCCCGGGACACCTACCCGGGCCTGGCCGGCACCGCGTTGCTGCACTCGCCGGTCTCGTTCGACCTGACGGTGACCGGGCTGCTGGGCCCGCTCACCGCCGGCGGCACGGTCCGGCTGGCCGGCATCGACACGCCGGCCGCCCGGGCCGGCGGGCCGCCGACCTTCCTCAAGGTCACCCCCAGACATCTGCCGCTGCTCGACGGCGCGCTGTCGCCCACCACCGACCTGGTGATCGGTGGGGAGGCGCTGACCGGTGAGCAGTTGGCCGGCTGGCGGGCGGCGCACCCCGAGGTGGCCGTGATCAACGAGTACGGCCCGACCGAGGCCACCGTCGGCTGCGTCGCGGCCCGGATCGCGCCCGGGAGCCCGGTACCCGCCGGGCCGGTGCCGATCGGCCAGCCCACCTGGAACACCCGGGTCCACCTGCTCGACGCGGCGCTGAACCCGGTGCCGCCGGGCGTGGTCGGCGAGCTGTACGTGGCCGGGGCGCAACTGGCCCGGGGCTACCTGCGCCGCCCGGCGCTCACCGCCGAGCGATTCCTGCCCTGCCCGTACGGGCCGCCGGGGGAGCGGATGTACCGCACCGGTGACCTGGCCCGCTGGCGGGCCGACGGCACGCTGGACTACCTGGGCCGCCGGGACGACCAGGTCAAGATCCGGGGGATGCGGATCGAGCTGGGCGAGATCGAGTCGGTGCTGCGGGCCCGCCCGGACGTGGACGCGGCGGCCGTGGTGGTCCGCGCTGACGCCGGCGAGCCGACGCTGGTCGGCTACCTGGTCGGCCCGGTCGACGAGACGGCGCTCGCCGCCGAGTTGGCCCTTGAGCTGCCCGCGCACCTGGTGCCCGACGCGTTCGTCCGGTTGGACGCGCTGCCGCTGACCCCGAACGGCAAGCTGGACACCGCCGCGCTGCCGGCACCGGCCGCCGCCACCTCCGACGGTTTCCTCGCCCCGCGCACCGACGCCGAGGCGCTGGTCGCCGAGGTCTACGCCGAGATCCTCCAACTGGAGAAGGTCGGCGCGCTCGACGACTTCTTCGCCCTCGGCGGCAACTCGCTGCGCGGCATGCGGGCGATGGCCCGCATCCGCGCCGAGGTGGACGTGGAGTTGCCGATGCGGGCGCTGTTCAGCAGCCCGGTGGTGGCCGACCTGGCCGCCCAGATCGAGCAGCGGATCGCCGCCGAACTGGACGAGCTCTCCGAAACCGAGGTCGCCGCGCTGCTCGCGGCGGAGAAGGACACCCCGTCATGA